Part of the Pseudarthrobacter sp. L1SW genome, GGGTGCCGTCCACATACCCGGCCAGGTCCTCTGCCGGCCAGCCGATCTTCAGCAGGAGCTGCTTGAGCTGCCCGCGCTGGGAGGCGTGCACCACAACGGTCTCACCGTCGATCCGGGGCCCCAGCAGGGGGTGGATCTTCTTGGCCCGGATCACTTCCTCGAGGACGGGGTAATCGTCGGTGCGCATCACCAAACCGTGCTGCGGGTCCTTCTCCAGGCGCAGCCGCCCGTACCTGGACATGGTTTCCTCAACGTCGATCAGCAGCGAATGCGGGACCGGGAAGCGCGAGTACTTCAGGAGCGTATCCAGCACCTTCTCCGCGTCCAGGCCGGCGGCGCGGGCATTCCAGAGCCCCAGCGGGGTCAGCCGGTAGCTGTGCATGTGCTCCGGAGCACGTTCCAGCTCGGCGAAGGGCGCGATGGCGTGGCGGGCCTCGGTTGCCAGTTCATGGTCCACTTCAAGCAGGATGGTTTTGTCGCTCTGGACGATCAGGGGTCCGTCGTTCACGCAGGGAAGTCCTTCACTGGCGCAGTTCCTCTGCAGCCTCAATGTCGATGATGCGGTGGATTGACAGCACGCGTTCCGTTTCCTTTGCGGGATCAAACACCCGGACGCGTCCGCCGCTTACTGATAGCGGAACAACAATTTCCAGGTTGGCATTCCCCAGCCCGTCCACCACGTTCATGCTGATCCGCTGCTTGAGCCTGATGGCGCGCTGCAGCGCCTCAAGCCCCAGCTGCGTCCCTGCCTCGCCGTCCGGGTGTCCGGCACCTCCGCGGTGTCCGACGGCGGGCCCCACCTGGCGCAGGACCGCAAGCTGGGCGTCCACCTCCTCAGCCCCGGGCGCCGTCCGCGGGGCGGTGTAGACAGGGCGGAGGTGGTCTTGCGTTGCCGGGGTTCCCCGGAGCCGGACCACGGGTTCGTCCGCGCCGTCCACCGAGGGGGAGAGCCCCAGGCTCCGGAGAACCTGGGCCGTTTCCCGCGGCGGTGCGGAGGAAACCAGGACGGTGGGCGCAATCTTCACCAGGTTCAGGCCGGACGCCTTCGGTCCGGAGAGAAGGTCCAGGAGCGCTGCTTCGTCTTCGCTCTGGACAAAGCTGGCTGCCGCCCCCACCCGCAGCCTTCCGTGCCGTGAGGCGGTGTCCTCCACGAGGTATTCGAGCGGCTGGGGCACCGCGGTGGCCGAGTGCTCCCGGAGGAACTCCAGGATGCCGGCGGCGCTGTGTCCGGTGTCCAGGGCACGCTTGATGGAGCCGGCCGAGAAGCGGTAGATGGTGGCTGGTCCCTGGCCTTCCGGGTCAGCCATCAGCAGCAGTTTCCCGGCGAGTTCGGGGGCGAGGTACCCCGGGGCGACAGCAGTGAGGTCGGCCTGCAGCAGGACGTGGGTTACAGCTGCCGGCAGGTGCTCTCCCAGGATGGCAAGGGCGGCATCAGGGTTGTCTTCCGCCAGCGCACTTCCCAGCTGGCTCAGGGCCCCGGACCCCACCAGGCCAAGGAGTTCGGCTTCCGCGAGCACGCCGCGGATCATGGAGCTGAAGCGCCTGGCCATCCTGGGCTGGGCCCACTCTGCGCGCTGGAGGACAGTCGCCGCATCCAGTACCGGGGCAGTCCCGTCGGGGGAGCCTGCCTCGACGGTCAGTTCATTCAGGATCTCCAGGATGCGTTTGCGGACCACCGGGGCATCGGGCCGCTGCGCTTCGGCTGACAGCGCGATGATGGTGCTTCCGGAGGCGGAACGGTGTGCTGCCGGCGCGTTCCGCGTTCCGGTGATGGGCTGGCCCACCAGGGACGGCACGCGCTCGCTGGACAGCCAGGCGTTCACCAGCCAGAGCCACTGTTCCTGCCGCGGGAGGATAAGCCATTCCAGCTGCGGAGGCTGGACCCAGCAGGAGGAATCGACGTCCAGGCGAATGAGGCCGGCCAGTGCGGACAGCTCCAGCAGGACCCCGGCGTGCTGCAGGTCGATCCGGAGCAGTTCGGCCAAACGCCTCATCTCGCGCACCCCCACTCCGCCGCTGCGGAGCGTGGCCAGCGGCTGGTCCCCTACCGCGTGGAGCAGATCGCCCACCAGGCGCAGCGTCTCCGAGATGGCACTGAGGGCTGCGTTCCTGCGCAGCGCCGCCGAGGTCCGGCCGAGGTGGGGGACCGGTGGCGACAACGTGAAATCGTCAATCACCGCACCGCCGCGCAGGGAGATCCCCACGCTGTGCGGCAGCTCGACGTGCGCCGCGTCCAGCGGCACCAGCAGGCCGCGCGCAAGGAGCCAGTCCACGGGCCCGACGTCGGATCCTTCCGTGGTGATTGAGGCCTTCCGTTGCGCCTGGGGGACGGCACCCATGGCCCAGTTCCGGAACCTGGCGAGCAGCGCCGTCGTCCGCTC contains:
- a CDS encoding helicase-associated domain-containing protein translates to MSLIRALSKELEARSDDSLRALFDARPDLISPPVPDFPALAARASARLSVQRALERLNRPQMQVLETLHLCTNTDTGHSASASGLRKMISGSSAASVERILHSLQELALVHRAEPPHGTPASAAKQHYYLPVGSLKDVVGIYPAGLGRSYTELVRLQPAFAQRAVQLVSELHRSGVAIHDATTPMEAALALQHWTSSPEALQSILATAPERTTALLARFRNWAMGAVPQAQRKASITTEGSDVGPVDWLLARGLLVPLDAAHVELPHSVGISLRGGAVIDDFTLSPPVPHLGRTSAALRRNAALSAISETLRLVGDLLHAVGDQPLATLRSGGVGVREMRRLAELLRIDLQHAGVLLELSALAGLIRLDVDSSCWVQPPQLEWLILPRQEQWLWLVNAWLSSERVPSLVGQPITGTRNAPAAHRSASGSTIIALSAEAQRPDAPVVRKRILEILNELTVEAGSPDGTAPVLDAATVLQRAEWAQPRMARRFSSMIRGVLAEAELLGLVGSGALSQLGSALAEDNPDAALAILGEHLPAAVTHVLLQADLTAVAPGYLAPELAGKLLLMADPEGQGPATIYRFSAGSIKRALDTGHSAAGILEFLREHSATAVPQPLEYLVEDTASRHGRLRVGAAASFVQSEDEAALLDLLSGPKASGLNLVKIAPTVLVSSAPPRETAQVLRSLGLSPSVDGADEPVVRLRGTPATQDHLRPVYTAPRTAPGAEEVDAQLAVLRQVGPAVGHRGGAGHPDGEAGTQLGLEALQRAIRLKQRISMNVVDGLGNANLEIVVPLSVSGGRVRVFDPAKETERVLSIHRIIDIEAAEELRQ